CTTTTGCTTTGACTGCGGCAGCAATATATGAGGTGACTAGGCCTGCCGATCCGCCGCCAATCACTACCATATTAGTGTCGAATTTTTTTGGTTTAGGATAGTTTTTCAGTATCTTATTGGCTTTAACTGTGTCAATAATTTTCTTGGCGATGAGAGGAAATATGCCAAGCAGTAAAAAAGAAAAAATTAGTCCGGGGGAGAGAATATCGCCGAGTGACTCAATTTTACCGAGTTCAGTCCCTGCATTAACAAAAACAAAAGTACCTGCCAGCATGCCGAGCTGGCTGACCCAATAGAAGGTCCACGTCTTAATTTTTGTCAGACCCATCACCAAATTAACGGCAAAGAAAGGAATGGCCGGGATAAGCCTCATGGTGAACAGGTAAAATCCACCTTCTTTTTCTATGCCGTTATTGATAGTTGAGAGGTGTTTGCCGAATTTATTTTGTACGCTGTCTCGTAACAGTAGTTTTGCTACTAGAAAGGCAAGGGTGGCGCCAATAGAGCTGGCAAATGAGACAATGATAACGCCTTTTGAAAGACCAAATATTGCACCAGCAACGAGTGTCAGTATCGCAGCCCCAGGTAATGAAAGCGCAGCAATAGCAACATAAATACCAAAAAATGAAAGCGCCGTCTTAATTGGGTTTTCGTCATAAAGCGCGATGACGTCGTCTTTGATTTCTTTTATTTTTTCAAGCGTAAAATATTGACCGAGATCAAAAACGAAAAAAGAGATGATCAATGCTGCGATCACCGCAATAGCAATAAGTTTTCCCTTGCTCATTTTATTCCTCTGATGTTGAGTGTGTTATGTCGATTGAATTCGTCATTTAATTGGCTCTGTCTGCGGCCGAATATTATTTGGCCTCGTTGAGGCTCCAATCGTAGTCGTAGTCAATATCGCCATCATGGTTTAGCAAACGCTTGGCAAGCTCAGGTTCTGCATGATTTGCCAGTTGTTCTAACAGTTCTTTTTCATTGTTGCCAAAGTCGACTTGATACCAATCGAATATTTTCGACAATAACAGGTCTTCACCATCGACAGTAACTCCCCTTGGGTTATTAATGTAATCCTTGGCTGCGGTAGTCAGTTGTTCGTCGGTGTTTTCCGCTGTATAGGCAATGGCGCTGAGGTTGGGGCAGCTGTAACTGGCACAGTTAACGACATAATGAATGCGTGAATCCTGCCAAATGGGGCGAAGAATGCCGTGTTCGATATCATTGAGGCTAAGTTTTTGTCCGGCTATCTTCAGGTATTTTTTGTTCCAGGGGCCGGGCGAGAAGAATGAGCCACCAATTTTAAGTATTGACTTTG
This window of the Gammaproteobacteria bacterium genome carries:
- a CDS encoding DUF547 domain-containing protein; protein product: MLSLLSLIIVSQTASAAPEAKLIDFWLDHAENNTIDHQAWQSLLDEYLVAGNNGVNLFKYGAVSNSDHKALKAYLTTLQAIDPRQYDRAEQMAYWINLYNALTIDVVLDAYPTKSILKIGGSFFSPGPWNKKYLKIAGQKLSLNDIEHGILRPIWQDSRIHYVVNCASYSCPNLSAIAYTAENTDEQLTTAAKDYINNPRGVTVDGEDLLLSKIFDWYQVDFGNNEKELLEQLANHAEPELAKRLLNHDGDIDYDYDWSLNEAK